Below is a genomic region from Desulfonatronum thiosulfatophilum.
CCTAGGTTGAGCGATTACGATACATTCGCACTACAGTTCTGATTGCATAACATATTGTTTTTGTTTATAATTCTCTCCATTCAGGTCACTGCAAATATGCACCCCATGGGTGGAGGAGAATATGTCCAGAAACAATCACAACAAGGCTCATATCGTGAAAAAAGTTGAGGCCACCAACGAGACCTTGACCAGCCGGGCCGGCATCAATTTGTTCACGAGGTATCTGCATGCAATCCAGATCATCCCCTTGATTGAACTACTCTTCGGGAGAGTCCGCAAAAATTCAAAAGGGGCGTCCATCGTCGAGTTGTTCACTCAAATTTTGTGCTGGCACTTTGATGGTACCTGCCGTCATTTGTCATCCTTTGACACGCTGGCCAAAGACCCAGGATATGCGGCCAGCATTGAAATGGACCATAAACATATGGTTTCTTCGCATGCCATCAAAAGGTTTTTCAACTCGATCCCGTTACGTTTTTCGTCCATGTTTCGGATGCTGCTGATGCGCCTTTTTGTTTGGAGGCTGAACATCAGCAAGCCGGAACTGATCATCCTCAATATCGACGCCATGGTCATGGACAATAATGATGCTCCCAAGCGCGAAGGCGTCGAGCCGACTTATAAGAAAGTATGTGGTTTCGCACCATTGCAGATGACCTGGGGCAGGTTCATCATCGACGCTATATTTCGCAGTGGGAAGAAACACTCCAACCACGGCAACGATACCGCCAAAATGATCCACCGCGCGGTCAAGCTGATCCGGAGCAAATATTGCCAGGACGTGCCGATCATTGTTCGAATGGACTCCGGATATTGCGACCAGAAACTGTTCGCCGAAATGGAACGTCTCCAGATCGGATATATCTGCGGCGGCCGGTTTTTGCCTGATGTGAAAAGCTACATTAGTTCATTGCCCCAGAAAGCCTTTGATCGCCACTACGGCAAGACCGAGGAGGACATCTGGGAATACTGCGAATTCGGCGACCATCGCTCAACGTGGAAGCGTTTCCGCCGGGCCATCTTTTGGCGTCCACTACTGGAAGAGAAACGCTTTCTTCTCCCAGGAGCACGACCAGGAACCATGATCTACACCAATCTGGGCATGGGCCAAGCCATTGACGAACAACTCAAAAAATCCGGATATGAATACTTGACCAAGTCAGAAGAGATCATCAGCTCATATCACCAACGCGGAACGGACGAACTGGTCCATCGCTGCCTGAAGGATTTCGGTTTTGAACAGCTCCCCTTCAAGAACTTTGCTCCCAACGCGGCCATGTACTACACAATGCTTCTGGGGTTCTTTCTTTTCGAAACGTTCAAAGAGGACGTCAGTAATCCGGTGGTGTCCATATCCGCTACTCCGACCACCCTGCGCCGCAAGCTGGTGGATATAGCCGGGAAGATTGTCAGGACCGCGAAACAGGTCAAGCTTAAGGTGAGCGTTGCCGTCATGGAGGCTTTGAATTTCAAAGAACTCTGGGAGCGTTGCGCTAAGGCACCGCTTTTACTCTGGACTTAATCCTGAGCTTGGTCCTAGGGTTGATGGAAAGACAGAAGTATTGCGCCCAAAAAACGTTAAAGTGCCAATAAATTTGTTAAAAATTGCTGAAAAATTGAAAAATTAAGTCTACCTTCTCAGCAACATCGATAATTATCCTGATGCAAAGTCAAAACTTAACCTCAAATCGGCCCGAGTGGCTTGCGTGAATATTGAATCGATCAATTCAGGATAAGGATTTGCTTCAAATGCAAAAATTTTTCCTTCTGGTTGAATTTCGCTTATAATTTTAGAAAATGTTGCTTGGTGCGCACCGATTTCAAAATATACTTTTGGATTTAATATTCTATTAATGTCTATGAAAAATTTTTCTAAAATCTTTGTAGAGAGCTTTCTTTGCTTTTCATCGTTTATATTATATTTAATTGCTTGATTTAAAATATTCAATTCATAATAACGAAATAAAATATCAATATTTAAAACGTCAATAATTTTTATCCATTTTTAAAAATCCTTTTCATTTAATGAGTAAATATATGTAAAAATCATTTAGATCTACGTAAAATTTCATCATAAATACGTCTGCAATTATGGCCGTCACAAAACGTAAAGAAAGCATCTGCACGACTTATATATGGCTCCTGAAGAACACAACCTTGGCTCAGGGTTTCGCTAAGCCACTCCTCCAAGGCTTCAAGGGTGTTCAACACAGGGCCAAGGCCATGTTCTTTGTAGCTGAAATAACCCTGTGTTCTGCGACTAGAAAAGGGACCCGGCATTTCCGGAAACTGATAATACGCCACAGGTCGGCCGATGTATGCCATGTCGAATACGATCGAGGAATAGTCAGTCACGATCATTGAGCTGCTCACCATAAGATCTTGCACAGATTTTACATCTGTCCAGCTTAAAAAAGAAAAGGCTTCAGAGCGTTGAAACAAATGTAAAAAACGCACCACTTCGGGATGCGGCAAGAAGAGAAGTCGGTAGCCATGGTTTCGGGTTATGCGTGCCAAGGTCCGACTGCTTGTTACCTTATTCCAATGATGAAAGAAATCACTTTCCTGAAAAGCCTTAACTTCACCCTGATTTACCCCGGGGAGATGTGCTTCTGTGCGGCGAAGATGTTCCCTCCATGTTGGGCAGATCAAGATGGTTCGACTTGGTTTCCGAGTTTGAGATTTTTGAAGCAGGGTGTCGTGGCGGGGGAAACCAGTAAGAACTAGTTCCCGCGCTGAAAACTTGTAGCGTCCGATCAACATGGATTCATACTCTTGCTGCGTGCTAGTAACGATACAGTCCAAGTTGAATTCGTTTAGCCAGCCTGAAATATCCTCTTTCGTGATCCCATGTTGTAAAAAAGCTATTTTATACCTGGGCAACCCAAATAAGGCCTTGGTTCCCATTGGGTCGGTAACGGGCAAATCCACGTGAGAAGAAATGAGCCACTGAGTCCGAGACAGGGCTGCAAAGTGCTCATTGCTTCGGTATGCCAACAAAGGAAAACCTTCTCGTTCAAGACGGCCCCAGTCCTTGGATTTACGGTCTAGCACAAAGTAGACAGGTTGCTTCGGATAATGCTCACGCAGCCATCGACAAAAATGCTCGGCATTGTCATCCGCCTTGTGAACCCGGTCCATGAGAATCCAGCAGTTGTCATATACGGTTGCTTCCGGGGCTTTTCCCAATGCAAGCCAGGTATTTTGCTGCGCGGATAATGCAGACATCGGCAGGAAAAAAAACTGCCGAAGCATATCCGCATTGAATTTATCAAAAATGCGGTCTCGGCAGAAAATGCCAGTACGTTGACCATCGATTTCGAGCCAGGCATCGGAACATCCACTCAAGGGAAGCCAACATCGGTATTCATGACTGAGAACCGTACCTCCAAGTTGATGGACAATTCGTTTACTCCAAGTAATAGATATTTCGTGCTCGCAGTCACAGAAACGATAAATTGCTTCATCGGTGGACCAGTGCGACAATTGCACCTCTCTCCCATCGGCACTGATGTCTGTTGCCACGGGCGGAGAGAAGTTAAAACGAGCGCCTTTAAATGCCTTCAACATAGCAATGCGTGTTCGCAATTCAAGTACGGGAAGGTTTGAAAGCAATATCTGACGCACTTCAATATGTCGGAAAAGCAATCGCATCAGCTCAAAAAAAGATTCCCGCTGAGTACTCGACAGTGGGCATTCGGAAAGACCTTCCAGCAGGCGTGTCATGTACCAATGACTTTCATAAATAATAAGATTCTGAATGAATTCCGGAACGGAGTTCAATGTGCGTTGATATTGCTGTACTAAATTTAAAAAACCAAACAGGATCTGATCGTGATATTTCTCAGATTTGGCCCATCCTCCCTCTACCAATCCGGCTCCTGCACCTCTCCTGCGGTAATAATAGTGGGCATCCTTGAGAAAGGCGACGCGAAAATCCCCAGTGTGCAAGAGATATAAATTGAGAAAATGTGCATCTTCAAAGGTCGGACGGATTCGTTCGTCTATCTTCAGCATAGATTGCTTTATCAGACGGCTGGAAATAAAGCAGGAACTAAGAGAAAGCTGAATGTTGTCCGGTTCGTCGAGAAGGTTGGAAATATGTGTCTTGGCAAACTTATAATTGAGACCGTGGCAGTCTACCGCTTGCCTGACAGCATCGAAGTAAAAAATCAGGTTGCAGGCAATGACTGGTCCATCAAATTGCGTCTCATTCAAAAAATCATGCACAATTTGAAAATATAAAGGAGACACGAAATCATCGGCATCAATAAAAGTGACCCATTGGCCACTTGCTAACTCCAAGCCGCGGTTTCGTGCCAGGGCAGGACCACTGTTCTCTTGACGGAGTAACATGATGTTCCGAGGAAATCGAACAACCCAGTTATGAATGATATCGGCTGTTTCATCGGTCGAACCATCATCTATCAAAACAATCTGAATATTGGTTTCAAAGTCAAGAGATTGTTTTGTCAAGCTATCAAGAAGAGTCTCAATCCATGGTTCTGCGTTGTATACAGCAGTGACAACACTGAATAAAAATTTACAGCAACCACCAAAAGATGGTAAATGCTCATCAATTTTTATTGAAATAAGGCTATGCATGTCATTATAATTCATATTAAGTTTAGTGCTCAAGAAAAATGCTTCGCCTTATCAAAATATTGTGCTGCTTTTTCAATCATCCCTTTTTGAGAAAAATGTTCTGCTATTCTCAAAAAAGATTTTTTTTGACATGAATCATTATTAACATTTAACCTGCACTGCAGTATATTTTTGATAGGGAGCAAGTATTCTGAATATGAAAAAATTGATTTAGACTCATTAAAGACTTTTAATGCTTCTATATTTTTGTTGCATTTCATCAAAAGCACTATTATTGCCCAAACATGAAACTCCATATCTTTCATGTGCACGTGTTCACCTTCTTTAAATCGATGCAAATATTTAAGTGATTCAAGCTGGTGATATTCAATTTTCTTTGCCAAAAAATCAATTGCTACATCATTGTTACTCAAAAAAGTGTTTATGGATTCTTCGCTTGTACCAGGATAAAGAAATAAAGGTTTATCAAAAATAGACCCTGCCAGTGTGACTATCGCTTGCGCAGCTCGATTTGAAGCTTCACCGTCAGTATAGGCATATATCTCTTCAACAGCTTTTTTCCTTCTCTTTTTCTGATCACATGGATCAGACAAGGCTAATTCAATTGCATTAAAAAGATCATCGGGATGATCACAGTTGACTCCTATATCAGCATGTTCCCAAAATCTAAGCCCGTGTTCAACATCACGACGGTACCAAGGCGCATTTAAAACAACCACGGGGCGATCTGTGGAAGCAAACTCAAATAAAGTAGATGAGTTATCACAGACGTAAATGTCTGCACGTTCCATGACATCTTCAAAATTTTTCACAACCTCAATTCCATACATTTCATAAATTGGTGCTAATTGATTAATAATTCTTGGGTGGCCATGGCCTAAAATTTTCCATTTTTTTTGTTGAGAAAGATTCTTTACTGCTACTCTAAAGTAAGGAAAAGAAGATTTGGTTTCCGGCATGGAAGGCCTTTCAAAATGAAATGATATCGCAACAACAGGCATTCGATTTGAAGGGTAAAAAAATGATTTGTGCCACTTGTCTAGCAAAGGACAACCAACAATAACTTTTTTTGCAAAAGGATATCTCATTCGGAAAATATTAGATAATCTATGACTAGGCAATATATCAAGTACAACATTTTTTCTCTCAAAGTTATAAAACTGTGAGCCTATATACGTTTGACCTGCTCCGTGTTCAACATAGAAAATTGGTCTTCTTAGATCAGTTAGAAAATCCACCTTATAAAATGTAGAGATGACAATTGGTTTTTCGGGTACATCATTATCGATATTTAGATCTGAAAAAGAATTCGCAATTGATATATCCTTAACAAGAGATATACCACGAAAGTCATGTAGTTTATCATAACTTGTTATCACATAAAAGAACCCCTTAAAGTCATCAGGAATTTTATGCCAAATTGGTGCTAGATGATCAAAATGATGACGTTCCCATGCAAGAAAATCAATTTTCATGGCATAAATATCCTTAAAATTTTTAATAAAAGATGTTAATTTTATTTCGTGAATCCAAAATATTTTTAACTTTATCAAGTTGTGTTATAACTTCTTGATCATTATGATCGATTTTTAAAGATTTTGAAAGAAATTTTATAGAATTATGATAATCATTCAGCATTATGTAGAGACTAGAAATTATTTTCATTAAATCAATATTATTTTCATCAAAGTGATGAAGCCCATGATATAAATACAACGATATATAATAATCTTTTTTTTCGAAGTACTTGCGTGCCTGCTCATTTAAAATACACTCCGCTTTATGTTTATCTATGATATTTATATTTTTTGATAAATCAATAAATTCAATTTTAGAAGATACAAAACTTAAATAATCACTTATAATATTACTTGGCTTTATAGACATGATAAAAGTGAATATGTTGTAATGTAAAATGAAATCAGACATATATTCTTGCAATAAACTCATTCTTTGAGAAATTATACTATAATTTTCATATCCTGGTGAATATTGTCTATAAAATTGATCCACATCCTGAAAAGCATACAACTCTAGAAATCTATCAATAATTTTTACAAAAACCTGTTGCTTTGAATATTTTTTATTGAGTTTAAAATACCTAACAATTTCTTCTAGACCTAATCCTGAAATAATATTTTTGGTAATTTGAGATTCATGTATGAAATTTGTTTTTATAGGATTTTTAATTCCAGTGATGTTATCGTTATGTATCCTGATGAAATTTAGAAATTTATCAACATATTTGCATGAATACTTATTCGAAAGAGCCACCCTACTCCAGAACTCCATATCATGAGCACGTGGAAATTGAGAATCATAACCTCCAAGTTCATCGTATATTCTTTTTCTAACAAGCGTTCCTGGATTAGGGAGCGGGTTTTTTGTCAGAAATCTTATGATCATTTCATAATTATTATTATACCATTCATAATGCGTATATTTATTTACAATGTATCCATTCGTATCAACGCAATAATGATTTGAGTACAATATATCAATGTCATGTAATTTATTCAACATGCCAACATATTCACATAGTAAATTTTTATGGATAATATCGTCACTATCAAGCCATAGTATAAATTCACCCTTGGATTCAGAAATGCATTGATTTCTCGTATTTGGAGCTCCACTATGAATTTTTTGTTTATATTTAATTTTATTGTTGTCTATTTTTTTTAGCAATGTTTCTGTTTTGTCTGTAGATCCATCGTCAACAATAATAACTTCAAATTTTTGATATGTCTGATTTAAAGCTGAATATACGGCATCGAGTATAAAATGCCCCCTATTGTATGTGGGTATACATATAGAGATAAATGGATTTGTATAAATATCTGTTATTAATTTACTTATCTCATTATTTATTGAAAAGTCATATTTTTTTTTATTCATTTTAATTAGTATTTCATCATCACCTGCAAAAGGCTTCCATATTGATAAAAATTTGTCGTAATCAGGATGTTTAACACGCAAGCGAGCATGAGATTCTTTCTGTTTGGCCCTCTTCTGCTCAAAATGCTCCTGATTTTTTGCGTAGTCATGTAGAATGACAGGAACAGGACTATAGATCTGCTTTCGCAGATCAGGTTCGACTTCAATTAGCCTTCTGGAAAGATCAACACCACCGCCACCAAAACGGATTTCATCATCCCACCCGCCAACCTTGAAAAAATGCCGCGCAGAATAGGAAGTGTTACCTTCCAGGTCAGCGTAGATGGGAAATGGTTTAGGACCTAAATAGTAATGTTTGGCTATTTGATTTAGCGGATTATTGGTCTTTGGCTGATATACCCCGCGAACTGCAATGACATCATATTTATCATGCGCATCAAGATGTGCCTGGACGATATTTCCAGCAGGAATTCCGTCATCTTCCAGAAAAAACAGGATCGGGGCCTTGGCAAATACGGCTCCGATATTGCGGGCCAGGTAGGCTCCGGTATTAGTATTCAGTCGTATATAGGTATCAATATATGTTTTCAGCTCATCAAATTCTCCCAGCTTTCCACCGTTATCTACAAAGATCAGCTCGAAATTCTGATCGCGCTGTTTTTCCAAAATCTGGAAATTTTTGATGGTGTCCGGGTGGAGCCGCCAAGAGATGACGATAATAGATATAGTTGGCTTATCAATTTTATTAATTTGAGAGACTGATTCAAAATATTGGCTATAAATCTCTGATTTCTTTTCCCAGCCTATCTCTTCAACGTGCTGCAATAATTTACGATGATCGAACTCTTTGGATGAATTTATTGGATATAAAGACTCATGCGATATAGACTTTAAATCAGAATCAGCAGGTTGATAACCTGGAAGATACTTTGGCAGGGGGATGTCGGCAAGACATCCGCATGCTTCAAAAGGGCATATTACAGGTTTGTTCAGCTCACTGAGTTTTATGTCAGGATTAAATATATTTATGCCATTTTTTTTGTTTTTTCGAAAACAAACAGCAGGTGCAACGTTGCCATGCTCATCAATTGACATCATATTTTCCCCGGCGTGGCAGATCATTTCTTTATACTTATTCAAGCCTTTAGAAATGACATCATTACTTGTAAAGTATGTTCTTTTTTTGTTGTTTGTGATATTGTCAATTGTTTCATGTAAAATACTTTTCGATTCTGATTCATTATAAAAACTACTTAACCATGCCAAGTCTGCTTCAGTGTACCCTTTATCAGGGATGTTGCCGAAATTTTCCCTGACAAGTTTGATATCTATGCTTAAATAGGTAGAATTATATTTTTTAAAAGCTTCATATAAAGCTTTAACATCTTGCATATATTTAGGGTCTGCGATTAAGCGAAGGCTTGAATTGATTCTGTGCTCTGCGAGATATTTTGCATTTGCAATAAACTTGTCCGGCTTGGCATATTCGAAATGATAAGATAGCCCAAAATTAATTTTAGATTTGTCGATTATCTCAGACGAGACAATTTTTTTATAAAAAGATAAAGGCAGGCTTAGATTGGTTAACGTATTAACAACTATTCGGTCATCCTTAAGGCTCATAATGTATTCTAAAAGATCAAGATAATCAGGATGAATTGTTGGTTCTCCACCAGTAAGTGTGATTGTAATTTTTTTATTTTTAAGGTTTGAAATATTATTAGCAGCAATTTTTAATTTTTCAAAATTTATAAAATCATTTTTATTATTTTTTACAGTACAATAACTACAAGAATAATTGCATCTTCTTGTAAGTACCCAATTGACTGAAATATTATCTTGATTCAACCTTTGAAAGTCACCAGCTCGGATGAGTTTATCGGTTGTGATAGGATTGTCATTTTTGTTTTGAAATGAATTCCATATTTTTCTCACACAGTCATAGTTTTTATATTTGCCTCTGATAATGGCCATTGACTTATCTAGCTGAGCCATCTTTTTTTTCAAATGCTCTTCATCCCTGGCATAGTCGTGATAAATTACTGCTTCAGGATAATATATCTGCTTTTTCAAGTCAGGCTCCACCTGCAATAATCTCATGGACAAAGCAAGTCCATCGCCCATGATAAATATGTCTTCATCCCATCCCCCAGCCTGGAAAAAAGGCTTGGATTTGAAGGAAGCATTGCCTTCAAGATTGATGATGGCTGGGAAAGGCCTATCTCCCATATAATAGTGATGTGCCTTTTGATTGATCGGGGTGTCTGTTTTGGGGCGGTATACACCCCGAAGGCCGATAATATCATATTTTTTAAAAGCCTGAAGATGAGCAGCAACAAAATTTTTCTCAGGGATTCCGTCATCCTCAAGGAAACAAACTATGGGTGCTTTTGCAAAGACTGCTCCGAGATTGCGCGCAAAGCATGGGCCTGTATTGTCGTTCAGCTTGACGTAAGTGTCGATGAAAGGCTCAAGCGTTTTAAACTCTTCGTCATCTGCTCCATTGTTTACAAAGATTAACTCAAAGTTTTGCTTTCTTTGCTGCTGAAGTATTTCAAAATTTTTTATTGTATCAGGGTGCAGGCGCCAGGACACAACTACAATGGATATTTTTGGTTGTACGTTTTTATTGAAAAATTTTACATACTGAAATTTTTTCGAATAAACAGGAAATTTATTATTCCATGCTTTATTCTTTAAATGCTTCATAAGTTCAAAGTCATGGTCATCCACATTATCAAAAGAATTATCATCTGTATGATCAGCATTGGACCCTGCAAGAATAGCATCTTCGTATTTTGTACTCCTTTTTTTATCCTTTACTGTGGGTGAGGGAATGATATCTTCATCTTCAAGAATAATGCGCATAACCCGGTCCAGATATGGGTTCTTTCCAGGCAATAGATCATCAACAGAATCGTAAACAACTTTGCCTTTAAAGGTATTGGTCATTTTAACCAGAGGGAAAGGAATAGATTTACGAGAAAACAATGTATATGCAAAGCGGTGAGCCATCCTGATTGTTTCTGGATTAATTTCCTTTGTCTTTTTTCCAAGAAAAGAGCTTAAGATTTCATTATAGTGTTCAGGCGATTTTGCGGTGAGAAGAAATGGCTGATCAGATAAAATGCAATTATCCGCAACCACCACCGGCTTTCCCTGACATGCCATCTCCAGCCCGGCAGTGCTTCTGTACACCAGACCTACATCAGCCATGGACATGAGGGTATAAGAACTTATCGGATCATCCGGCATGATCAGACGAACATTAAGTGGGATAATAGGTTTCAAGTCGAGGATTTCATGAAGCTGTTGAAAGTTATTTCCCATAGCCGCCTTTTTCCCTGCAATATTAGGGTGTACTCTGAGGACAACGTCGATTTCAGGGTGAAGCCTGGCAAAGGCGATGGTTTGCATTATCCAGTCAATTTGTTTTTTAAATGGGCCTGGCTCGTCAACACTGGCAATAATTTCATCGTCAGAAGAATTAAACAGCACAAAGAGCTGACGATTATTGCTTGGCAAGTTCATTTTTTTTCTAAGAGACTCAATGTTTTCAGGAGGTGGGCTGTGGTTAACCCAGTTTTGTGATTTGCCGTGCATTTTATCATTCAGAAAAGCTTTGATTTCTATTGCTTCCTTTTTGGATAGAGGAATATTTTCCCATTCATTCAATGCCTTACGCACCAGATAGTATGAAGAGCATGACGTATTCTTCCAAAGAGTCAGGCTTTCCTTCAAGGTTCCACGCTCATGGGTAAAGACCTGTATTCCTCTTTTCAGGGCAAGCTCCAAAGCTATTCTTGTAGATGACATCCGACCATTAAAAAGGAGCAGTATATCCGGAGCATAGTCGTCCATAAGACGATTTAGAGCAAAGCAGGCAATCAATCCAGATGACAGATACATTCTAACTGTTTCTGCAATTTTCGGATCGCTAAGATCAGGATAAGGAATGCGAAAATGTGTATGGATTGAAGATTTGATCCAGGAGCCGATCTCCCAATGATCATACCTGGCTTGGAAAAAGTTTGACGAGTCAAACTCATGGCACCATTTTTCAGCAGTTAATATTTCAGAAGGGTATATGTATCTTCCCAGCCATTCAAATGGCATCCGAAGGTCACAGGCCTGTTCAGAAACAATTTTTTGACATTTATAGCAGGACATTTCATTTCTAGGAAGTTTGCTTCTATGCATGTCACAGGCTTGATACAGACCATCACAAAGTACATATTTCACATCATTGCCTCTCAGCCGCAATCCATGAAGCATTGTAATATGCCAGAGGCCATGTAACATCCATTGATTATAGGGAGAATATCCAACAATTTTTAATGAACTCATTTTCAATGCTCCTGAAGTATTTATTTAAACATCTGTTATTACTGTCAATAGCTATAATTCGTATCCAATAATTTTAAATAATTCTGAATAATGTATTTTTGCGTAATCAAGATCGTCCTTAGTAAATTCTTCCTTCCATTTAGACAATGATTCTTTATGAACATTAGCATGATGAGTAGTTTTATAATGTTTAACTTGTAAAAAATCACAAATATTACTGATTACAGTATCAGGATTTTTTAC
It encodes:
- a CDS encoding sulfotransferase, which encodes MRKIKRYKSALDRWAKHIIRALNVQTKLPDNSYINIKYEDLVKNPDTVISNICDFLQVKHYKTTHHANVHKESLSKWKEEFTKDDLDYAKIHYSELFKIIGYEL